One Helianthus annuus cultivar XRQ/B chromosome 12, HanXRQr2.0-SUNRISE, whole genome shotgun sequence genomic region harbors:
- the LOC110892592 gene encoding pentatricopeptide repeat-containing protein At5g66520: MSTTSRCLWLLERCKNMKQLKQVHGQAITCGLGENHYTLSRLLAFCSQPHHHGTLFYGLKILQHSKQPSNCLYNTMIKACLLRDELNMSFQLYKQMLENNMYPDNYTLPYVLKACAYTQSFRLGEVVHGCCVKLGFVFDRFVGNSLMVMYSLFGKIGDARHVFDEMPRHCVVSWTVLISGYAKVGDVEVARLVFDEAPVKDRGVWGAMISGYVQNNCFKEGLQMFRLMQSTDIVPDEAMFVSVLGACAHLGALEIGVWVHKLVDEIKLKCSVRLGTALMDMYCKCGKLDVAEKVFDEMSERDTICWNVMISGLAIHGEGVRALRLFSEMEMTEIQPDDVTFIAVFTACSHSGMEHEGLRLFNKMCDEYNLNPKTEHYICIVDLLGRAGLFNEAKDIIEKMPNSCNPKEVAVAWRSLLSACQSYKQIELAQMAAERLMELENDGGVYVLMSNLYSSTDDVDSLQRTRKLMKTRGLDKVPGCSSIEIGGVVDEFVAGEKMNHRIEEIHAVLENLNRQLD; the protein is encoded by the coding sequence ATGTCAACAACCAGTAGATGCCTCTGGCTGCTAGAAAGATGCAAGAACATGAAGCAGCTAAAACAAGTTCATGGTCAAGCAATTACATGTGGCCTTGGAGAAAATCACTACACTTTAAGCAGATTATTAGCTTTTTGTTCACAACCTCATCATCATGGCACCTTATTCTACGGATTAAAAATCTTACAACACAGTAAACAACCCTCTAATTGCCTATACAACACCATGATCAAAGCTTGTTTGCTTCGAGACGAATTAAACATGTCATTTCAGTTATACAAACAGATGCTTGAGAACAATATGTATCCGGATAATTACACGCTTCCGTACGTGTTGAAAGCGTGTGCGTACACGCAAAGTTTTCGTCTTGGAGAGGTGGTTCATGGGTGTTgtgtgaaattagggtttgtgtttgATAGATTTGTGGGTAACAGTTTGATggttatgtactctttgtttgGGAAAATAGGGGATGCACGccatgtgttcgatgaaatgccgaGGCATTGCGTTGTGTCGTGGACGGTTTTGATATCCGGGTATGCTAAAGTTGGGGATGTTGAGGTGGCGAGATTGGTTTTTGACGAAGCGCCGGTTAAGGATAGAGGAGTTTGGGGTGCGATGATTTCCGGGTATGTGCAGAATAATTGTTTTAAAGAGGGGTTACAGATGTTTCGGTTAATGCAATCGACCGACATTGTGCCGGATGAGGCTATGTTTGTGAGTGTACTTGGTGCTTGTGCGCATCTTGGCGCACTCGAGATCGGCGTTTGGGTTCATAAGCTAGTGGATGAGATAAAGTTGAAGTGTAGTGTGAGGTTAGGTACTGCGTTGATGGATATGTATTGTAAATGTGGGAAGTTGGATGTTGCTGAgaaggtgttcgatgaaatgtctgAAAGAGATACCATTTGCTGGAATGTAATGATCTCGGGACTAGCGATTCATGGGGAAGGAGTACGCGCTCTTAGATTGTTTTCGGAAATGGAGATGACTGAAATACAACCAGACGATGTTACCTTTATTGCTGTTTTTACTGCTTGTAGTCATTCAGGTATGGAACACGAAGGTCTACGATTGTTCAACAAAATGTGCGATGAATACAACCTCAACCCAAAAACCGAACATTACATATGTATAGTCGATCTTCTTGGCAGAGCTGGTTTGTTTAACGAAGCAAAGGATATAATTGAAAAAATGCCAAATTCCTGTAATCCGAAAGAAGTAGCGGTGGCATGGCGATCTTTATTAAGCGCATGCCAGAGTTATAAACAAATAGAACTTGCACAAATGGCAGCGGAGAGATTAATGGAGTTAGAAAATGATGGTGGGGTTTATGTACTAATGTCTAATTTATATTCGAGTACAGATGATGTTGACAGCCTGCAACGGACTAGAAAGTTGATGAAAACGCGCGGGCTGGATAAAGTACCGGGGTGTAGTTCTATTGAGATTGGTGGTGTTGTTGATGAGTTTGTGGCTGGTGAGAAAATGAATCATAGGATAGAAGAAATTCATGCGGTTTTGGAGAATTTGAATAGGCAGTTGGATTGA